A region from the Caldicellulosiruptor naganoensis genome encodes:
- a CDS encoding ThuA domain-containing protein codes for MKKVLALVGDYYHGHDNLLNALKNALADISKNYEVIDSRVEDFESFLDQKPDAIVIAKENRINPQDPEIKHWMTGRIEKKIKDYVESGGRLFVWHSGLASYPENGLFCTLIKGYFKYHPDKQKPVRYHSAGKPIFNNKEVDFSILDEHYFVYCDKQNTNVYLYSESEDGKSIAGWWHKAGDGKVITLTPAHREDGLSDENFKNLLKTVLEQLLKE; via the coding sequence ATGAAGAAGGTTTTAGCACTCGTTGGAGATTATTATCACGGTCATGATAATCTCTTAAATGCTTTAAAAAACGCTTTGGCGGATATTTCAAAAAACTATGAGGTAATTGACAGCAGAGTTGAAGATTTTGAGTCTTTTTTAGACCAAAAACCTGACGCCATTGTCATTGCAAAAGAAAATAGGATTAATCCACAAGATCCAGAAATTAAACATTGGATGACAGGAAGAATCGAAAAGAAGATAAAAGACTATGTTGAAAGCGGTGGAAGGCTTTTTGTATGGCATTCAGGGCTTGCATCATACCCCGAAAACGGTTTATTTTGTACACTTATAAAAGGCTACTTCAAGTATCATCCTGATAAACAAAAACCCGTTCGTTACCACTCAGCAGGCAAGCCAATATTCAATAACAAAGAGGTTGACTTTTCAATTTTAGATGAACATTACTTTGTTTACTGTGATAAACAAAATACTAATGTATACCTTTATTCTGAATCAGAAGATGGAAAGTCAATTGCTGGCTGGTGGCACAAAGCAGGAGATGGCAAGGTAATAACCCTTACACCTGCGCACAGAGAAGACGGACTTTCTGATGAAAATTTTAAGAACCTTTTAAAAACTGTGCTTGAACAGCTTCTGAAAGAATAG
- a CDS encoding VOC family protein encodes MANEILGTDVVVQIGIIVKDIEKTAKEFAEFFGVDVPQIIETEEYNKTHTEYKGQPTKARAKLAFFKNFKNIEVELIQPDENPSTWREFLDKHGEGIHHIGVFVKNIDQKIENLKKVGIDVVQKGDYTGGRYAYMNSTEKLKFILELLENY; translated from the coding sequence TTGGCAAACGAGATTTTAGGTACAGACGTAGTGGTACAGATAGGCATCATAGTGAAAGATATTGAAAAGACAGCAAAAGAATTTGCTGAGTTTTTTGGAGTGGATGTTCCTCAAATAATTGAAACAGAGGAGTACAATAAAACTCATACTGAATATAAGGGGCAGCCAACTAAAGCCCGTGCAAAACTTGCGTTTTTCAAGAACTTTAAGAACATTGAAGTTGAGCTTATACAGCCAGATGAAAACCCTTCAACTTGGCGTGAATTTTTAGATAAACACGGTGAGGGGATCCATCACATAGGGGTATTTGTGAAAAACATAGACCAGAAGATAGAAAACCTCAAAAAAGTGGGAATTGATGTTGTTCAAAAAGGAGACTACACTGGCGGAAGATATGCTTACATGAACAGTACTGAAAAATTAAAATTCATTTTAGAGCTTCTTGAGAACTATTAA
- a CDS encoding AAA family ATPase has protein sequence MQISEIASKIIENISKVIVGKEKTIELVVTSLFAGGHVLLEDVPGTGKTMLSKALAKSISCNFKRIQFTPDLLPSDLTGIYYFNMKTQEFEFRPGPIFTNILLADEINRATPRTQSSLLECMEERQVTIDGVTHKLDEPFFVIATQNPIEIQGTYPLPEAQLDRFLMKLSLGYTNKEETIQMLTRFREKNPLDEIEAVVSKEEITKIQEKIKEVYVSEDILGYIYEICNSTRMHEMVQLPASNRSFIALMRASQSFAAIKGSDFVLPDYVKYLAPYVLSHRILLKNQYIIKNTKSVDVINEILEKVNVPSENFAF, from the coding sequence ATGCAGATATCCGAAATAGCAAGCAAAATTATTGAAAATATTTCAAAAGTAATTGTTGGCAAAGAAAAAACAATTGAACTTGTAGTGACCTCTCTTTTTGCAGGTGGACATGTTCTTTTAGAAGATGTACCGGGTACAGGAAAGACCATGCTATCAAAGGCATTGGCAAAGTCAATTAGTTGCAACTTCAAGCGTATTCAGTTCACGCCTGACCTTTTACCATCAGACCTAACTGGAATTTATTATTTTAACATGAAAACCCAGGAGTTTGAGTTCAGGCCTGGTCCAATTTTTACAAATATTCTACTCGCTGATGAGATAAACAGGGCAACTCCGCGAACACAGTCAAGCTTACTTGAGTGTATGGAAGAAAGGCAAGTTACTATAGATGGAGTAACGCACAAACTTGATGAACCATTTTTTGTAATTGCTACCCAAAACCCTATTGAAATCCAAGGAACTTATCCTCTTCCCGAAGCGCAACTTGATAGGTTTCTGATGAAACTAAGTTTGGGATATACAAACAAAGAAGAGACAATTCAGATGCTTACCAGATTTAGAGAGAAAAATCCCCTTGATGAGATAGAAGCTGTTGTATCGAAAGAGGAAATAACCAAGATTCAAGAAAAGATAAAAGAAGTTTATGTCAGTGAAGACATCTTAGGATATATATACGAAATTTGCAATAGTACACGGATGCATGAAATGGTACAACTTCCGGCAAGCAATAGAAGCTTTATTGCTCTTATGCGTGCATCTCAGAGCTTTGCTGCAATAAAAGGCTCAGACTTTGTGCTTCCTGATTATGTTAAATATTTAGCTCCCTATGTTCTTTCACATAGAATTCTTCTTAAAAATCAGTATATAATCAAAAATACTAAATCAGTTGATGTGATAAATGAGATACTTGAAAAAGTAAATGTACCAAGTGAAAATTTTGCTTTTTAA